A stretch of the Lactuca sativa cultivar Salinas chromosome 9, Lsat_Salinas_v11, whole genome shotgun sequence genome encodes the following:
- the LOC111909010 gene encoding heterogeneous nuclear ribonucleoprotein 1 has translation MQSDLGKLFIGGISWDTNEERLQEYFSSFGEVLEAVIMKDHTTGRARGFGFVVFSDPAVAERVIKEKHNIDGRMVEAKKAVPRDDQTTMSRNSGSIQGSPNPNRTRKIFVGGLASTVTETDFKRYFEQFGTITDVVVMYDHNTQRPRGFGFITYDSEEAVDKVLLKTFHELNGKMVEVKRAVPKELSPSPNRTMLGGYPYGLGRTGNLFNGYTHGPYDGRFSQIPRSGFANFGMGLNFEPSMSMSSPNYNRSLGYGRGMSPYFVGGSNRFVGPISFDGVNALNGGNGGNGGNTSFFSSTPRNLWGNGGFNYGSNSSGSSGYVGSGSGGIGGGIFGNSGLNWGSSPVVGGGGGGVGGGGGGGNSSSGNLGYGGGGGDGGFGLGGGGGGYGRNVASSGVANGGFEGPFSEFYGGGGGGSGGSVYGGDPTWRSGNSEQEGSGSFGGYGIGGDGPEAKTSPGYVGYSVAKRHPNRGIAG, from the exons ATGCAATCGGATCTCGGCAAGCTATTCATCGGCGGGATATCATGGGATACAAACGAAGAACGCCTCCAGGAATATTTCAGTAGCTTCGGTGAGGTCTTGGAAGCCGTAATCATGAAAGACCACACCACCGGACGTGCCCGTGGTTTTGGTTTCGTCGTCTTCTCCGATCCCGCAGTCGCTGAACGAGTTATCAAAGAGAAACACAACATCGATGGCAGAATG GTCGAAGCAAAAAAAGCCGTTCCAAGAGACGATCAAACCACAATGAGTAGAAACAGCGGTAGCATTCAAGGTTCACCTAATCCAAATCGAACTAGAAAGATATTTGTAGGAGGGTTAGCTTCAACAGTCACTGAAACCGATTTCAAGAGATACTTTGAGCAATTCGGGACAATTACAGACGTTGTGGTGATGTACGATCATAACACACAAAGACCACGAGGATTTGGATTCATAACTTATGATTCAGAAGAAGCTGTAGACAAAGTACTCCTAAAAACTTTCCATGAACTCAATGGCAAAATGGTTGAGGTCAAACGAGCTGTCCCTAAAGAACTTTCACCTAGCCCTAATCGCACCATGCTTGGTGGATACCCGTATGGATTGGGTCGAACCGGTAACCTTTTTAACGGGTATACCCATGGACCCTATGATGGTAGATTCAGTCAAATTCCTAGAAGTGGGTTTGCAAATTTTGGAATGGGGTTAAATTTTGAACCAAGTATGAGTATGAGTAGCCCTAATTACAATAGGAGTTTAGGGTATGGAAGAGGAATGAGTCCTTATTTTGTAGGGGGTTCAAATCGGTTTGTGGGTCCCATTAGTTTTGATGGTGTGAATGCTTTGAATGGTGGAAATGGTGGGAATGGAGGGAATACTTCTTTTTTCAGTTCGACTCCTAGGAATTTATGGGGTAATGGAGGGTTTAATTACGGGTCAAATTCAAGTGGTTCAAGTGGTTATGTTGGGTCGGGGAGTGGGGGTATTGGCGGGGGTATTTTCGGGAATTCTGGTCTTAATTGGGGTTCATCTCCGGttgttggtggtggaggtggcggtgttggtggtggtggtggtggtgggaatTCTTCTAGTGGGAATCTTGGgtatggtggaggtggtggtgatggtggttttggtttaggaggtggtggtggtggttatggtagAAATGTTGCTAGTAGTGGGGTGGCGAATGGTGGTTTTGAAGGGCCTTTCTCCGAGTTttatggtggtggtggcggtgggagTGGCGGCTCCGTGTATGGTGGTGACCCGACTTGGCGGTCAGGGAATAGTGAGCAAGAGGGGTCGGGTTCGTTTGGTGGGTATGGAATTGGTGGTGATGGCCCTGAGGCTAAAACTTCTCCTGGTTATGTTGGTTATAGTGTTGCCAAACGACACCCAAATAGAG GAATTGCTGGCTAG